The following are encoded together in the Vigna angularis cultivar LongXiaoDou No.4 chromosome 9, ASM1680809v1, whole genome shotgun sequence genome:
- the LOC108337408 gene encoding uncharacterized protein LOC108337408 has protein sequence MSYSSSSSSRLLLQLQSSSQLMLRLSPFLASSPPPSSSSLSFSANCHVSSSAQSTLQQAHQRSSEMVALEYADLNLSYNLDMGHLRIRQHVNPLSASFSVPAQVPDWNHVFADPMLPLMVDIGCGSGRFLMWLAKRTPKKRNFLGLEIRERIVKRAETWAKDLALNNIHFMFANATISFKQLVESYPGPLVLVSILCPDPHFKKRHHKRRVLQKPLVGAIVDNLMPGGQVFVQSDVLQVALDMRNQFDEVEALKHIDVSNPAMLCDSEGWLLSNPMGIRTEREIHAELEGAKIFRRLYQKQI, from the exons AtgtcttattcttcttcttcttcctctcgtTTGTTGTTGCAATTACAGAGTTCTTCGCAACTAATGTTACGTCTCTCACCCTTTCTCgcttcttctcctcctccttcttcttcttctctctctttctcagcAAACTGCCACGTGTCCTCTTCAGCTCAATCCACACTCCAACAGGCACATCAACGAAGCTCAGAAATGGTGGCATTGGAATATGCTGACCTCAATCTCTCTTACAACTTG GATATGGGTCACCTCAGGATCAGGCAACATGTTAATCCTCTAAGCGCTTCTTTCTCT GTTCCTGCACAAGTACCAGACTGGAACCATGTCTTTGCAGACCCAATGTTGCCACTCATGGTGGACATTGGATGTG GCAGTGGCAGGTTTCTAATGTGGTTGGCTAAAAGAACTCCTAAAAAGAGAAACTTTTTGGGATTGGAAATCCGGGAAAGG ATAGTCAAGCGTGCTGAGACATGGGCAAAGGATCTGGCTCTCAATAACAT ACATTTCATGTTTGCAAATGCCACAATTTCTTTCAAGCAGTTGGTAGAATCATATCCTGGGCCCTTGGTCTTAGTCTCAATTCTG TGTCCAGACCCACATTTCAAGAAAAGACATCATAAAAGAAGAGTTCTCCAGAAGCCTTTGGTTGGTGCTATAGTGGACAATTTAATGCCAGGGGGACAG GTATTTGTACAGTCTGATGTGCTTCAAGTGGCACTTGACATGAGAAATCAGTTTGATGAAGTTGAAGCATTGAAACACATAGATGTTTCCAACCCAGCTATGTTGTGTGACAGTGAAGGGTGGTTGTTAAGCAACCCCATGGGAATAAGGACTGAGAGAGAGATCCATGCAGAACTTGAAGGTGCAAAAATCTTTAGAAGATTGTACCAGAAACAGATATGA
- the LOC108346232 gene encoding uncharacterized protein LOC108346232 — MAVRQRAVSALPTLLRTLRKEPLKPHSHVNALPSLRRAFSLYDQINLIDQVPEDQLRFQGYNDTGFTVNGVEYEGSLLCVGNLLMSWKPKKFSEITADSLSLFQVIRPIPEILILGCGRNIQHVDPELRRFIRSTGMKLEAVDSRNAASTYNILNEEGRIVAAALLPHGVSA; from the exons ATGGCGGTTAGGCAAAGAGCAGTATCTGCACTTCCAACCCTTTTACGCACTCTTCGGAAAGAACCGTTAAAGCCTCACAGTCATGTCAACGCGTTACCCTCTCTTCGACGCGCTTTCTCTTTGTACGATCAGATCAACCTCATCGATCAAGTCCCCGAAGACCAGCTCCGATTTCAAGG GTATAATGATACGGGGTTTACGGTAAATGGGGTTGAGTATGAAGGAAGCTTACTTTGTGTTGGAAATTTGCTCATGTCTTGGAAACCTAAGAAGTTTTCAGAGATCACTGCTGATAG CTTGTCACTCTTCCAAGTTATTCGCCCTATTCCAG AGATTTTGATTCTTGGCTGTGGAAGGAACATTCAACATGTAGATCCTGAACTGAGACGGTTTATACGATCTACTGGCATGAAATTAGAAGCTGTAGATTCG AGAAATGCAGCATCAACTTACAACATACTGAATGAAGAAGGTCGAATTGTGGCTGCTGCACTTCTTCCACATGGAGTTTCTGCATGA